The following coding sequences lie in one Rhinolophus ferrumequinum isolate MPI-CBG mRhiFer1 chromosome 14, mRhiFer1_v1.p, whole genome shotgun sequence genomic window:
- the SYBU gene encoding syntabulin isoform X6, with product MKVYGAYLLSSEADFSSSSSTGSISAPEVHMSAAGSKRSSFSRNRGPHGRSNGASSHMSGNSPPSPREKDLLSMLCRNQLSPVTIHPNYAPSSPSSSNSGSYKGSDCSPVMRRSGRYMSCGENHGIKPPNPEQYLTPLQQKEVTVRHLKTKLKESERRLHERETEIVELKSQLARMREDWIEEECHRVEAQLALKEARKEIKQLKQVIETMRSSLADKDKGIQKYFVDINIQNKKLESLLQSMEMAHNGTLRDELCLDFPCDSPEKSFTRNTPFGKVAEGLSLEEQVTEEGTDSELLVGESMVDGTDLFDEMVTATTTEAGDLELLHSTSGPKVLETVPVTVDQEEGSMVVEQAVQTDVVPYSPAVSELIQYVLKLQDACPSSSASPEESAADSTESFPESISAFLVDLTPRNPNSAILLSPVETPHTVVGLEAHANRLMRELDFASSTEERWDSIIPLAQGAVGKQYWSSSFLVDLLAVAAPMVPTVLWAFSTQRGGTDPVYNIGALLRGCCVVALHSLRRTAFHIKT from the exons TCGAGGTCCCCATGGGCGAAGTAATGGAGCTTCATCGCACATGTCTGGCAACAGCCCGCCATCGCCACGGGAAAAGGACCTTCTGTCCATGCTGTGCAGGAATCAGCTGAGCCCTGTCACCATTCATCCCAATTATGCGCCTTCTTCCCCGAGTAGCAGCAACTCCGGCTCCTACAAAGGAAGCGACTGCAGCCCCGTCATGAG GCGGTCTGGAAGGTACATGTCCTGTGGTGAAAATCATGGTATCAAACCCCCAAATCCAGAGCAGTATTTGACTCCTCTGCAGCAGAAAGAGGTAACAGTGAGACACCTGAAGACCAAGCTGAAGGAATCTGAGCGCCGACTCCATGAGAG GGAAACGGAAATTGTGGAGCTTAAGTCGCAGCTGGCCCGCATGCGAGAAGACTGGATTGAAGAAGAGTGCCACCGGGTGGAGGCCCAGCTGGCcctcaaggaagccaggaagGAGATTAAACAGCTCAAGCAGGTGATCGAAACTATGAGGAGCAGCTTGGCTGATAAGGATAAAGGCATTCAGAAATACTTTGTGGACATAAACATTCAAAACAAGAAGTTGGAGTCACTACTTCAGAGCATGGAGATGGCGCACAATGGCACTCTGAGGGATGAACTGTGTCTGGACTTTCCGTGTGATTCCCCAGAGAAAAGCTTCACCCGAAATACTCCTTTCGGCAAGGTGGCCGAGGGGCTGTCTCTGGAAGAGCAGGTCACAGAAGAGGGGACCGACAGCGAGCTGCTGGTAGGAGAAAGCATGGTCGATGGCACCGATTTGTTTGATGAGATGGTGACAGCCACCACCACAGAGGCTGGCGACCTGGAGCTGCTTCATTCCACCTCTGGGCCAAAGGTCCTTGAGACCGTCCCCGTGACGGTGGACCAGGAGGAGGGCAGTATGGTGGTGGAGCAAGCCGTGCAGACTGATGTGGTGCCCTACAGCCCTGCAGTCTCGGAGCTCATTCAGTATGTGCTCAAGCTCCAAGACGCCTGTCCCTCGAGCTCAGCATCCCCGGAGGAGTCTGCGGCGGACTCAACAGAAAGCTTCCCAGAGTCCATCTCTGCATTCCTGGTTGATTTAACTCCAAGGAATCCAAACTCAGCCATCCTTTTGTCTCCCGTGGAGACCCCACACACCGTGGTGGGTCTGGAAGCTCATGCGAACCGCCTCATGAGAGAGCTGGATTTCGCAAGCTCCACAGAAGAAAGATGGGACAGCATCATCCCGCTGGCCCAGGGGGCCGTGGGCAAGCAGTACTGGAGCAGCAGTTTCCTGGTGGATCTCCTGGCCGTGGCTGCCCCCATGGTCCCCACCGTTCTGTGGGCATTCAGTACTCAGAGGGGGGGGACGGATCCCGTCTACAACATCGGAGCCTTGCTCCGGGGCTGCTGTGTGGTTGCCCTGCATTCTCTCCGCCGCACCGCCTTTCATATCAAAACCTAG